In Phacochoerus africanus isolate WHEZ1 chromosome 2, ROS_Pafr_v1, whole genome shotgun sequence, one DNA window encodes the following:
- the LOC125120192 gene encoding acyl-coenzyme A amino acid N-acyltransferase 2-like translates to MFQLTATPVSALADEPVHIRVMGLAPLQVVTLMASLKDEKGNLFQSRAFYRANEAGELDLEQDPALGGDFVGVHPMGLFWSLKPEKAFGRLLKLEVMNSPFWITLDLYDSVYLQKSGVVQPRASLELQRWFSSPGVQRLKIREGRVRGALFLPPGEGPFPGIIDLFGGIGGLLEYRAGLLAAHGFAVLALAYFAYDDLPNQLQEVDLDYFEEAANLLLAHPKIQKPGIGVISVSKGAEIGLAMACYLKQVVATVCINGSNAAFEFPLRYRDLVLKPIPSFPERMEVSASGAVRLRHYKGDPRDESNQQSVFPVEKSQGPILFIIGGDDECFNSRDYAEQALDQLQSHGRSDGRMLLYPGAGHLIEPPYWPMCYGSWTRGLFRPLLWGGDPVLHEAAQEQAWREILKFFRQHVGSRSKF, encoded by the exons ATGTTCCAGCTGACAGCCACCCCAGTAAGTGCCCTTGCAGATGAGCCAGTGCACATCCGAGTGATGGGCCTGGCCCCACTGCAGGTGGTGACCCTCATGGCATCGCTGAAGGATGAGAAGGGGAATTTGTTCCAGTCCAGAGCCTTCTACAGGGCTAATGAGGCTGGTGAGCTGGACCTGGAGCAGGATCCTGCCTTGGGAGGTGACTTTGTGGGGGTCCATCCGATGGGCCTCTTCTGGTCTCTGAAGCCTGAGAAGGCTTTTGGGAGGCTGCTTAAGCTGGAGGTGATGAACAGCCCCTTTTGGATCACCCTGGATCTATATGACTCAGTTTATTTGCAAAAGTCGGGCGTGGTTCAGCCCAGGGCCAGCCTGGAGTTGCAACGCTGGTTCTCCAGCCCTGGGGTGCAGCGGCTGAAGATCCGAGAAGGGCGGGTGCGAGGAGCCCTTTTCCTGCCTCCAG GGGAAGGCCCTTTCCCAGGAATCATCGACTTGTTTGGGGGCATCGGGGGTCTACTTGAATATCGAGCTGGTCTTTTGGCTGCTCATGGCTTTGCAGTGCTGGCCTTAGCATATTTTGCCTATGACGACCTGCCCAACCAGCTGCAGGAGGTGGACCTGGACTATTTTGAGGAAGCTGCCAACTTGCTACTAGCTCATCCCAAG atCCAAAAGCCAGGAATTGGAGTGATCTCTGTGAGCAAAGGTGCAGAGATTGGGCTGGCCATGGCCTGCTACCTGAAGCAGGTGGTAGCCACTGTCTGCATCAATGGGAGCAATGCCGCCTTTGAATTTCCACTCAGGTACCGGGATCTGGTTTTAAAACCCATTCCCTCATTTCCGGAACGCATGGAAGTCAGCGCCTCGGGGGCTGTGCGCCTTCGCCATTACAAGGGGGATCCCAGAGATGAATCGAATCAACAGAGTGTCTTTCCTGTTGAAAAATCCCAGGGCCCGATCCTCTTCATTATAGGGGGGGATGATGAATGCTTCAATAGCAGAGACTACGCTGAGCAGGCCCTGGACCAGCTCCAAAGTCACGGGAGAAGTGATGGAAGGATGCTGCTCTACCCTGGGGCAGGCCACCTCATAGAGCCGCCCTATTGGCCCATGTGTTATGGGTCCTGGACCCGTGGTCTTTTCCGTCCCCTGCTCTGGGGAGGGGACCCTGTTCTCCATGAGGCAGCCCAAGAGCAAGCCTGGAGAGAGATCCTGAAATTCTTCAGGCAACACGTTGGAAGCAGAAGCAAATTTTGA